The following coding sequences are from one Gossypium hirsutum isolate 1008001.06 chromosome A12, Gossypium_hirsutum_v2.1, whole genome shotgun sequence window:
- the LOC107938743 gene encoding tricalbin-3, translated as MIFLKPSSFSSSFSFPLLLPLCPCKTNLCFATRNKNYKTPLINRLIPHRKYCLLACAIPSPNPNRLNVRVARNLVANGFSSEFVDGERERENESQESSIQMGSNFASFEQDPIVGKLRTQLGVIHPIPSPPINRNIVGLFVFFFFVGVAFDKIWTSRRRRGKLGALDGDLVRMGGGVWPQVPTSFSLFLEKDLQRKESVEWVNMVLGKLWKVYRGGIENWIIGLLQPVIDNLNKPDYVQRVEIKQFSLGDEPLSVRNVERRTSRRVNDLQYQIGLRYTGGARMLLMLTLKFGIIPIVVPVGIRDFDIDGELWVKLRLILTEPFVGAVSWAFVSLPKIKFELSPFRLFNLMAIPVLSMFLRKLLTVDLPRLFVRPKKIVLDFQNGKAVGPVANGLKSGEIQEEKNKDFVGELSVTLVDARKLFYVFYGKTDPYVTLSLGDQVIRSKRNSQTTIIGPPGEPIWNQDFHLLVANHRKEKLCIQVKDSLGFLDLTIGTGEVDLGTLKDTVPSDQIVVLQGAWGVFGKRSAGEILLRLTYKAYVEDEEDDTTVAGSVDTDASDDELSDSDELNVTNVQGVKQFTDETDKESFMDVLAALIVSEEFQGIVSSEPGSKSFDDISRTGSLKTRFSGVNGESLPSDSDKGSESSGGSILLWFAVITSVSVLIALSIGGSSFFNP; from the exons ATGATCTTTCTAAaaccttcttctttttcttccagTTTCAGCTTCCCTCTACTTCTTCCTCTTTGCCCTTGTAAAACCAACCTCTGTTTCGCAACTAGGAATAAGAATTACAAGACCCCGCTCATCAATCGCTTAATCCCACACCGGAAATATTGTCTTCTTGCTTGTGCAATTCCCAGTCCAAATCCCAACAGGCTTAATGTAAGGGTAGCTAGAAATCTTGTAGCCAATGGCTTTTCAAGTGAGTTTGTGGATggggaaagggaaagggaaaatGAAAGTCAAGAATCTTCAATCCAAATGGGTTCAAATTTCGCTAGTTTCGAACAAGACCCCATTGTTGGCAAATTACGGACTCAGCTAGGTGTTATCCACCCAATCCCGTCCCCTCCAATTAACCGTAACATTGttggattatttgtttttttcttttttgttgggGTTGCTTTTGATAAAATCTGGACTTCAAGGAGGAGGAGGGGCAAATTGGGGGCTTTAGATGGTGACCTTGTTAGAATGGGAGGAGGGGTTTGGCCCCAAGTCCCGACTAGTTTTTCATTGTTCTTGGAAAAGGATTTGCAGAGGAAAGAATCAGTTGAATGGGTTAATATGGTGTTGGGAAAGTTATGGAAAGTTTATAGAGGTGGGATTGAGAATTGGATCATTGGGTTACTGCAACCTGTTATTGATAATCTTAACAAACCTGATTATGTCCAGAGAGTGGAAATTAAGCAGTTTTCTTTAGGGGATGAGCCTTTGTCTGTTAGGAATGTTGAGCGTAGAACTTCGCGGCGAGTCAATGATTTGCA GTATCAAATAGGGCTTCGTTATACTGGTGGTGCTCGCATGTTGTTGATGTTAACATTAAAATTTGGCATTATTCCAATTGTTGTGCCAGTTGGTATTCGAGATTTTGACATTGATGGAGAACTTTGGGTTAAATTGCGATTGATACTGACAGAACCTTTTGTTGGAGCTGTGTCATGGGCTTTCGTCTCGCTTCCGAAGATCAAGTTTGAGTTATCTCCATTTCGCTTGTTTAACTTAATGG CAATTCCAGTTCTTTCAAT GTTTTTGAGAAAACTGCTCACTGTGGATTTGCCTCGATTATTTGTCCGCCCAAAGAAGATTGTTCTGGATTTCCAAAATGGGAAAGCAGTTGGCCCTGTTGCAAATGGTTTGAAATCAGGAGAAATTCAAGAAGAGAAGAACAAGGATTTTGTTGGAGAACTATCCGTGACTCTTGTAGATGCCAGGAAattgttttatgttttttatg GCAAAACTGATCCATATGTTACTCTAAGCCTGGGGGATCAAGTTATACGCAGTAAAAGGAACAGTCAAACCACTATTATTGGGCCTCCTGGTGAGCCAATTTGGAATCAG GATTTTCATTTACTTGTGGCAAACCATAGAAAAGAAAAACTATGCATCCAAGTGAAGGACTCCCTTGGGTTCTTGGATTTGACAATTGGTACAGGAGAG GTTGATCTTGGGACTCTCAAGGACACTGTTCCATCGGATCAGATTGTTGTCTTGCAAGGAGCTTGGGGAGTGTTTGGAAAGAGATCTGCCGGAGAAATATTACTTCGGTTAACGTATAAAGCTTATGTTgaggatgaagaagatgacacaACTGTGGCAGGATCTGTTGATACGGATGCTTCAGATGATGAATTATCTGATTCTGATGAACTAAATGTGACAAATGTGCAGGGTGTAAAGCAATTTACAGATGAAACAGACAAGGAGTCCTTTATGGATGTTCTAGCAGCTTTGATTGTTAGTGAGGAATTTCAAGGCATAGTATCGTCCGAACCTGGGAGCAAATCTTTTGATGACATATCAAGAACAGGATCTCTAAAAACAAGATTTAGTGGTGTTAATGGGGAATCTTTGCCATCGGATTCTGATAAGGGTTCTGAATCATCTGGAG GATCAATCTTATTATGGTTTGCTGTGATTACAAGTGTATCAGTGTTAATTGCACTCAGTATCGGTGGCTCGAGTTTCTTCAACCCTTGA
- the LOC107938745 gene encoding uncharacterized protein: protein MHFWRKVRRVWVSVSDRLKPHKPTVKGGKDGETCSGNGLLKLQDDVKMCGYEDVQVMWDLLNSPEIKQIGAATTTVVSSSKQWPSSWTAISWHNQGNTASSSSFCWVKSGIDNS from the exons ATGCACTTTTGGCGGAAGGTGAGGAGGGTCTGGGTGTCTGTCTCCGACAGGCTTAAACCCCATAAACCCACTGTCAAAG GTGGGAAAGATGGTGAAACCTGTAGTGGAAATGGTTTATTAAAGCTTCAAGATGATGTAAAGATGTGTGGATATGAAGACGTACAGGTGATGTGGGACTTACTGAATTCACCCGAAATCAAACAAATAGGTGCCGCAACAACCACGGTGGTGTCTAGCAGCAAACAATGGCCATCTTCTTGGACGGCTATCTCTTGGCATAACCAAGGAAATACTGCCTCGTCATCTTCATTTTGTTGGGTTAAATCCGGTATAGATAATAGTTAG